The segment AGGCCGCCGCCTTGTAGAGGGCCACGTCGTAACCCAGGAAGCGGGTGCGGTTTTCTCCTTCCCGAAGGGCACGAAGTACCAAGCCAAAGTGGGTGGACCGGAGGGCTAGGGAGCTCCCTATAGCCAGCAGGACCAGGAGGGCCGTGGCCCAGTAGAGGCCCCGCTGGAAAATGGGGTCGGCGAAGGACTGCCCGAGGAAGGAGGCGAAGTTGGTTAAGCCGTTGAATCCTCCTGTCAGACCCTGCTGGCTTATCAGCAGCGTGGAAAAGGCTAGGGCTAGGGCCTGGGTGATCAGGGAGAAGTACACCCCGGTTACCCGTCGGCGGAAGAGGAGAATACCCAGGGTAAAGGCTAGGGTGGCAGGCAGCAGGACAGCCATCGACATGGCAAAGGCCGGATTCCTGAAGGGAGCCCACCACCAGGGTAGGGCCTCGATGCCGTTCCAGACCATAAAGTCAGGGAGCTCCCCAGGGGAGAGGGCACTCAGTTTCAGGTGCATGGCGATGGCGTACCCTCCGAGTCCGAAGAAAATGCCCTGGCCCAGGCTTAGGATCCCTGCGTACCCCCAGGCCCAAACCAGGCCGAGAGCAACCAAACCCACCGCCAGAAATCTGCCCATGAGGGAGAGGTCGTAAGGGGTCACCAGGAAGGGTAAAACGGTAAGTACCACCGCCATGAGCAGGAGGGCCACAAGGCTTCTCTGCATGTCACACCTCCTCGAGGGCCCGCGTGCGCGAGGGTAGGAGCCCCCGGGGCCTGAGCTGTAGGAAGAGGACCACGAGGAAAAGGAGAATAACCTTGGCCAAGCTCACGCTGGTCAGCCCTTGCAAGGTGGCCGAGGTTAACCCCAGGAGGAGGGCAGCCAAGGCGGCGCCGCCCAGACTGCCCACACCCCCGAGGATGACCACCAGGAAGGCATCCACAATGTAGCTTTGCCCCACGGTGGGGGTTACCGGGGCGATCAAGGCCAGCGCTGCCCCGGCCAGTCCTGCCAGTCCTCCTCCCAGGGCAAAGGCCACGGCGTCCACCCCCCGGGTGTGGATGCCCAGGGAAGCAGCCATTTCCCGGTTCTGACTCACGGCCCTTAGCTGTAGGCCTAGGGTGGTGTGGCGCAGGAAAGCGGCGAGGCCCATAAGGGCAGCCGCGGCCAGACCGATGACAAAGAGCCGTACCCACGGGAGGCTTATCTCGCCTAGGAGGCTTATCTCGCCTAGGTGGATCGTTCCAGCCAGCCAAGTGGGTGCGGCCACCTCCACCCCCACAGGGCCGAAGGCGTTCCGTGCGGCTTGTTGAAGGATGAGGGATACACCCCAGGTGGCCAGGAGGGTCTCTAGGGGCCGCCCATACAGGTGGCGTATCACGGCAACCTCCAGCAGCAGGGCGGCAAGGGCTCCTACAACGAAGCCAAGGGGTAACGCTGCCAGGAGGTAAAGGGGGAGGGGCAGGACCTGGTGCGCCAGGTAGGCCATATAACCCCCTAGCATCAGCCATTCCCCATGGGCCATATTGATGACCCGTTGGAGCCCAAAGCTCATGGCCAGACCCACCGCCACCAGGGCTAGAATGGAGGCGACGCTAAGCCCGTTAAAGGTTTGGTTTGCAAAAAACGCCCACTCCCCCATGATGTCGTTCACCTCCTAATGGAGCTTGCAGGTCTTGCCTGGGAAGGCCAGCGGGTCGTAGGGTTCCGGCTTAATGGGTTCCTTGGAGGCCCAGAGAATCTTGAACTGGCCGTTGTCCTGTAGCTCTCCCACGTAGGCGGTTTGGTAGAGGCTCTGGTTGACATCCAGGCGCACACGCCCCAGTGGGGTTTCCACCCAACCCATGGAAACAGCCGCCTTGCGGACCTTGTCGACGTCAAAGGACCCGGCTTTTTCCACCGCCGCCTTCCACAGGTAGACCCCCACGTACCCGTGGACCATGGGATCCGTCACCACCGCCTCCTTGCCATACCGGGCCTGGTAGGCCTGTAGAAACCGCCTATTCGCCGGTGAATCCAAGGTCATGAAGTAGTTCCACGTGGCCAGGCTTCCCTTGAGAAGAGAGGGGCCTATGGCTTTGGCCTCCTGCTCTGCGATGCTGAAGGACATGACCGGAAGCTTCGCTGGCGGAAGGCCGGAGGCAGCCATCTGCTTGAAGAAAGCCACGTTGGAATCCCCGTTAATGGTGTTCAGAACGATGTCCGCACCCGAAGCCTTGATTTTGGTTACCACGCTGCTGAAGTCTGTGCCGCCCAGGGGAACGTATTCTTCCCCCACGGCCTCCCCCTTCCGGCTTTCGATGTGCTTTTTCAGGATTAGGTTGGCGGTGCGCGGAAAGACATAGTCCGACCCCACTAGGAAATAGCGCCGGTATCCCTTGCTCCAGGCCCACTCCAGGGCGGGGAGGATCTGTTGGTTGGGCTGGGCGCCAGTGTACATGATGTTCGGGGAACATTCGTTGCCCTCGAACTGAACTGGATACCAAAGGAGGCCTCCCAGCCGCTCAAAGACCGGAAGCATGGCCTTACGGCTTGCCGAAGTCCAGCCTCCGAAAACGGTAGCCACCTTGTCCTGTTGCAGGAGCTTTTGGGCCTTCTGGGCGAAAACGGCAGGATCCGAGGCGCCGTCCTCCACGATCGGCGTGACCTTGCGTCCCAAAACACCGCCTTTGGCGTTGATCTCCTCAATGGCCAGGAGCGTGGCGTTCTTCACGGTCACCTCGCTAATGGCCATGGTGCCGGAAAGGGAGTGAAGGACGCCCACCCTAACCGTTTCTTCTGCATAAGCATGCAGAAAGGTCGCAAGTCCTGCGAGGGCAAGCCATAGCCTTGATCTTTTTAGGGCCTTCAACATGGTTCACCTCCCATGGCGGTCGGGTGGGCCCACCCTTGGGCAAGCAGTATAAATGTGCGTAAGCAGAATGTCAAGTAAGGAATGGACTGGTGAAGCATATAACGTTAACGACATGTATGAGATGCTCAACTTTAGATACTTATTGTGGTGGTAGTAAAGGCCTAGTGTTAACCAACTAGCTAACAAGACGCATGATCTGACCTGCCTGCACCCCAATCCACCAGAGGTTGTGGAAGTAGGCAAGGCATCGATCAAGGAGCCGGGGTTCCAGGAAGGGAGTTCAGGCTAGACTACCCATTAGGAGCGGGATCGCCCCACGTACCGGCCACGCGGTCCCCCGAGGGTAGGAAGGGTGTACCGCAACGGGGCACCAGGGGAACACCGGCTGGGTCCTTGCGGTCACGCGAAAACCTTAATGTACCTGGCAAGGTTACCAGGCCTCGTAGATCCCTGCCCGTCAGGAGACGGGAGGCCTATGCCGATAGGGCTTCACAGAAGGTAACGGAGCCCCACCCAGGCGAGATAACCTGCAAGGACAAGCGAAAGGGCTAGAATCACGGCGGCCGCTAGCCGGCTTTGTGGAAGAGAATCTAACTTTTCGGCCTTCTCCCTGGCCTCTCGCAGAATTTCCTCGGGAATAAGGCGGAGTACCAGGGCAACTCCAAGGGGGATCAGCACAAGGTCGTCGAGGTGGCCTAGGATGGGCACAAAGTCAGGGATCAGGTCAACGGGGCTCAGGGCGTAAGCCACCACCAAAGAGGCCAGGAGACGAGCATGCCAGGGTAGCCGGGGATGGTGAAGGGCCAAGTAGAGAGCGCTAACTTCCCGTTTAAATGCCCTGGCCCTGGTCTTCCAGCCACTGATGAGGCGGTGTATCGCCCACGGGTCTTCTCCGAGGAACCTGGGCACGAGGTGAAGTATAAAGCTACGCCTGCCAGCCGTGAGGCTGGGGTCCTGAAGGGGGCAACCCTGGCGGCGCCTAAACCCCTGGCGGCTGAAAGGGGCGTGGCATTCAGCGGAAGGCACTGTCCGGAAAAGGGTGGGAACGACATCCAAGGTACTGAAAGAAGGGGTATACCTAGATGATGGGGGATACCGAGGACGCGGAGCTCCTCCGGCAGGTGACCCTGGGGAACGAGGAGGCCCTGCTGGCCCTGTACCGCCGCCATGCCTCTTATGTGCACGCTTTGGCCAGGCGGATCCTTAGGGATAAAGACGAGGCTAAAAACGTCGTCCAGGAAACGTTCTTGCGCATCTGGCACAAGGCCGAGTACTTTGACCCCGAGTTGGGAACGCCCCGCACTTGGATCCTCACCATCGCTCACCGCTTGGCCCTGAAGGCCCTGAAGCGGCGCCCGGATACCCTTCCCCTCGAGGACTGGGATGCTCCTGTGGAGAGCGTGGGCACGGAGGAACACCTTGACCGAATCCGGGTGGCTAGGGCCCTGGAGGCTCTGGATGGCGAGGAGCGGAGGCTCTTGGAGCTGGCCTACTTCTACGGCTACAGCCACAGCGATCTGGCCCTGATCCTGGGCTGGCCCCTGGGCACGGTGAAAAGCCGCCTGCGGCGGGCCTTGAAAAAGCTGGAGGTGGAGTTGAGATGATCCATCCGGACCCGGATAGCTTGATTGCCCTGGCCCTGGATACCCTTCCCGAAGCTCAGCGGAAGAACCTTATGGCTCATATCCGGCGGTGCTCTTCTTGCCGCGAGACCTACCGGCGCCACCTCGAGGCCCTCGCCCACCTGGCCCAGTCCCAGGAACCCTTGCCTGTACCGGTGGAATGGGAGCAGGAGCTCAAGGAATGCCTCAGGACATCCGCTCCACCATCGTTGCCTTCCCGTTTCCGTGCGCAACGCCGCGCCTTCCTGCTGGTCTTAGGAGGAGCCCTTCTGGGTCTGGTAGCCCTTTGGGCGTATCCCAAGTACCAAGACATCCTGGCCTGGAGGCGTTTCATGGCCCTTTCTTCCCAACCCGGGGCAAGGCTTATGCCCCTGGTGGATCCCGCAGGGTACCAGACGGGATGGGCCTTGCGCACTGCGGACGGGGGAGTGGTGCTCTACCTTAAGAAACCGCCTCCTCCGGGCCGGGTGTATCAGGCGTGGTGGATCCAGGGGGAGGGACGCAAGAGCCTGGGAACCACGCCGGGCCGGATGCTGGAGGTTGGGGTTCCTCTGCCGGAAGGCAGCTGGCTGGGCGTTTCCGTGGAACCCCCAGGTGGAAGCCCATCACCCACCACCCCATCGGTGGGGAGGGCTCAACTTTAACTTTTTGGGGGAGGGAGGAGGGCGGAAGATGGTTGGGAAGGACGTGGTCCGGGGTGCCTTGACGGGAGCAGGACTGGCGGCCATCGGCTGGGGTTTGTACCAGGGGTGGGGTCTGAGCCATCCCTTGCTCAACCTCTACGGCTGGATCACCTTCTGGCTTGGGGTCCCGAGCGTGTTCCAGTTCGCTCACAGGGTCTTCGGCTACGGGAGTTGGGCAAGAACCTGGCCTTTTTCGGCACGGTGGGGCTCTGGCTTTTCCTGCACATGGCCTTGACCTGGCTTTGGCGGACTCGGGGCCCTGTGGCCCTCCCGACCGCCCTGGTGCTCTACCTCCTGCTGAGCGGATGGCTTGCCGGACTGATCTACACGGGTCTGCTGGCGCTCTTTTGGTGGAGGAAGCGAGGCCGAACCCACTTTAGAGCCGCAGGGGGCAGGGAAGGGGTTAGCCGCCGAAAGCTCTTGGCGGTGCTGGGCGTGCTGGCTACCAGGAACGGGAGACAAGGGGCCAAGGCCCAGTCTGCTACACCCTCTAGGATCGCGTGGGACAGGGTTCCCGGCCTCTCCCTGGAGGTTACGCCCCAGGGAAAACTCTACATCGTGTCCAAAAATCCCGCCATCTTCGACCCCAACCTTAAGGGGAGGCCCTACAGCCTAGAGGTGGGCGGACTTGTGGAAAAGCCCCTTAAGCTCGGCCTGGAGGAGCTAAAGGCCCTGCCTGCCAGCCACCTTTGGAACACCCTGGTCTGCATCTCCAACCCAGTTGGGGGTGATCTCATCGGTTGCGCCCGGTGGACGGGGGTGCCCCTAAAGTTCCTGCTGGACAGGGCTGGTATGAAGCCTCAGGCCAGATGGCTGGTCTTTGAGGCTGCGGATGGGTACCGGGAATCCCTGCCCCTAGCGGAGCTTCCCGCTCAGGCCCTGATCGCCTACGCCATCAACGGTGAGGAGCTTGAGCCCCGCCATGGCTACCCGACGCGCCTGATCCTGCCTGGCCGGTATGGGATGAAACAACCCAAGTGGCTTACGCGTATCCTGGTGCTGGAGAGGGAAGAGGTGGGCTACTGGGCCCAGCGGGGTTGGAGCCGGGAAGCAGTGATCCGCACCCTAAGCCGGATCGACGTCCCCAGACCTGGCGTGCAACTGAAGGAAGGGGAAGAGGTGCTTGTCGCCGGGGTGGCCTATGCGGGCGGGCGTCCGCTGGAACGGGTAGAGATCTCCACGGATAGAGGGCCTTACGTGGCAAAGGGCCGAGCTCAAGCCACCCCGCGGCCAGTTTGCCTGGCAGCTATGGGCTTTGCCCTGGAGGCCCCTCCAGGGCAACTACACCCTAAAGGTGCGGGCGGTGGAGGTGGGTGGACGGGTCCAGGATCCCGTGGACCGGGAACCCTTGCCCGAGGGGGCGAGCGGCTACCACACGGTTCGGGTGAGGGTCAGGTAGGGGGCCAGGAATCCAAACGACCCCAATAGGGGATATACCCAGGTGGGAGGTTACGATATGAGGCGAAGGGAAGCGTTAAGGGTGGTGGGCGGCACGGCGCTTTGGATCCTGGGCCGCGGCCTGGCCCTGGGCCGGGCTACTGGGGAGCCCATCTTCCGGCGTTATCCGGAACTTGCAGCGGACGTAGCGGTTGCCCCGGATCGCCCCTTTGTGGTCAAGGGTTTGGGGGAAACCCCCTTGGGCACTTCGGTTCTAATCCGCACCCGCACGGAACAACCCCTCCATTACCACCGGGAGAGGCTGGAGGTGGCCCTGGTGCTCCAGGGGGAGGGACGTCTCGTGGTGGGAGGCAGGGAGGCCACCCTTCGTCCCGGCCAACTGGTGGTGATACCCCCTATGACCGCCCACGCCTTCGTGGGGCAGATGGACATCCTCTCCCGTTTCAGCCCAAAGCTCATGGGGGATGTGGTCTTTGTTCAGGCAGGCTCCGGCCCCAACGAGGGCACGCCTCTGGTTCTGGGATATCGGGCCCCGGAGATCCCGCAGGACCGCCCTTTTGCTGCCACTCCCTTGGCCAATGCTCCCCTGGGAACCGTGGTGGCGGTGGCCACGCGCCTGGGCCAGCCCTGGCACTACCACCGGTCCAAGGATGAGCAGATTTATGTGGTGGCCGGGGAGGGAGTGGCTCAGATGGAGTTAACCCGTGAGAAGGTAGGACCGGGGAGCCTGGTCCTGGTACCCGCCGGGGCCATCCACCAGTTCCAGGGAAGCCTTCAGTTTGTCTCCGTGTTCGGGCCTGCCCTCATGGGTGATGTGGTCTTTTTATGAGGTTGGCGGTTCTAGGCCTCGCCCTTGTTCTGGCAGGCTGCTTTCCCCGGGAAGGAGTGCCCTCAGCGGACTTGGAGCCTCATGCCGCTCCCTCTCGGGAGGTGGTGGTATCGATGAAGGATTTCACCTTTCGGCCGGACACCCTCCGGATTCCTCCGGGAACCGCCGTGGTCTTTGCCAATCAGGGCCGGTATCCCCATACCGCCACGGAGAGCGGGGGCCTCTTCGATAGCGGGGTCTTAGCCCCGGGTGAGCGTTTCCGTTACACCTTTACCCTCCCTCGGGAATATTCGGTTTACTGCAAACTCCATCCCTACATGGTGCTCCACATTATGGTCGGCCCTTGAAAAAAGGATAGGCGGCCCTGCACCTTCAACATCCCGCGCTTGACCTTTTGGCCTGAAGTCAGGTCTGGTGAACCGAGGCTGGGAGTTCCATGGGGAAGGGCACTGGTAGCAGCTTGTACCTGACCCTTTTGTCCCATGGCAGTGTTGAGGTTAACGAGAAATTCAGGCCACAGGGACAGTGCGTCTGCCTCCCTCTGCTAGGGGGTTGGTTGGATGGGCTGAGGCTACAGGGTGGGGGATTCCCAAGGGGGGCCGAGGGATCGTGAAGGAAGAGCTAGAAGGACATAAGGCTCGGGTCGGAAATTACGAAGCGTGCCGCGGAGTCGTCCGTGCCCGCGGTTGCACGCTTGCACAAGGGAGCTAGTTCAGAACAGCGTTTACCGGGGGACTCGGGCAAAGCCCTGTTCCAGCATCCTGGGCTCTGGCGGAAATGGGTAGGGGCTTGGGCTAGAATACTATCGAAGGAGCAAGTCACATGGCGAGCAAACCCGTCCGGCATAGCATAGAGTGCTGGATCATTTGTCGCAGGGTGGGTGCAGAGGATGCCGTTCTTCTCTTACACGTGGTGGAGGAGCCTGATATCCCGGGCGGCTTCTGGCAACCTATTACGGGAGGAATCAAGGAGGGTGAAGCCTCGCACGAAGCTTGCGTTCGGGAGATCTATGAGGAAACATCCCTGAGAGTACGGGCTGAGGATCTCCACCAGGTTCCCGGGCACTGGGAGTTTCAGCTACCCCATCAGGTCATCCGGAAAGATCTGTATTGGGTGGAGGTTTCTGAAACCGCCATTCGTATTGCCCCTGAGGAGCATGACGACTGGAAGTGGGTGCCCATCTCCGCCGTGGAGTCGGAGCTCCACTGGGAATCCAATCGCCGCACGTGGAAGGCAGTGCTCAGCTGCCTCCGATTATAAGTTAGAAAGTAGGGTCACTGGGCTTACGCCCCCGATTTTGTACTCTGCCCTTCTCCTCCATGTGAGGCTTTTCCAGCCTCCGCTAAGGCCTCCTTTCTCCTCCCTGGTGACGGGCGTAGCCGGTACCTTGCCTCGCGGCAAAGAACGGCTCCATCACCGGGTTCCCCCGAGGACCTGTCAGGCTGTCCGCTTCCTTGAGGGGGCGTGTTCTGGAAACCCTCTGGCGATCCAGAAGAAGCAACTCTCGTTCCCCGACGGTAGTGCCGCGGCATTGCTCAGCTAGCGTCAACCTGTAGGAGGCTCACGGCCCTCAGGTTGCCTCGGGTAGGACGCAACCAAGAAGGAAAGGGAAAGAGGCCTCGAGGACCCCAGGTTCAACCCTGGCCGCCCGGAGGCCGTGCCACCTCGACCGGAAGGCTTTCAGGCCTTCCACTTGGTGTTGACGGACCTTTGACGGATCACGAGGCACGCTGGTTCTGGAGGTGAAGAAGCTGCATAGGAAAGACCATTTGACGCAGGTTGGGGCGTTTTTTAGGCGCGCTGCGGGTGCTTCTAAGTGGGTGGCCCGTCTCCGTTTCCTACCGGCGGGACCCGGGAGCCCTGCAACTATTGCGGGAGGTTAAAAGCAACGTGCGCAAGACCTTTAATTTCGTAGAACCCCTCCGTGGCCTGGGCGAGGAGGTCTATTGGGTGGATCACTTTCGCCTCTACGTTTGGGTCAAGGGCGGGCTCCTCGTCATCGACCATGGGTTCACGGCTAACCAGAAGGAGCTGTCCATGCACCTAGCGAAGCTGGCAATGGGGCGGATCCGCTAAGGGGGTGGTGGATGGGAAGGTCTGAGGCGTTGGCTTTCTGGCTTTGGATCACCACTGTGCGGGTTTTTAGGAGCGTGCTCCGGTCTGGGATAACGGGAGGTGCGAAGCATGAAAGGAAAGCTCGTGGTCGTTTTGGCGGTAGCCCTGTGCCCGGTGCTCTTGCCTTTCGGCAAAGCCGGTAGCGGGGGCAATGCCTGTGATCTTGTGACCAAGGAGGAGGTGGAGGAAATCATCGGACAAAAGATCAATACCGTGGAGGTGCAGCCAGGGTACGGGAACTGCATCTACTCTACTAAGGAGAAATTCCTTAACGAGACCTTGAAGATTCCGGTCGTTACCATTGGTTACACTCGGAGCGACGTTCAGGAACGGTGGAACTCCTGGTCCTCCATGCCGAAGAGCGAAACCATCAAGGGACTTGGCGATGGGGCCGTTTGGTCCCCCACCTACGGATTTTTCGTCTGCAAATTCAAGGGAGGGCTCCTGATGATCTCGGTACAAAACAAGGATATGGCCATTAAGCTTGCGAAGAAGGCTCTGGGACGCATAAAACCGTGACGTGCGTGGGTTCGGAGACACAGCCACCCGGCTTATCTGTCGCTGGAGGGGCCCATTCAACGGGCGTTCCTGGCGGACCGTATCCGCAGGGGCAAGGCCCTTGCGGCAACATCCCATGGGGCGGCTTCAGGGATACTGCCTAACAGGAGCCGCCTGGTGGGCCGGGCAAGCCTCCCCGAGGCACTGGACACTGGAAGGGCGGTCGAAGTCCCTGGCGGTGGTCTGGACCTGGAGGAGGCGGGAATCGGTAGGACCGCCCTAGCCCGCCACTTCCTGGAGGGTAAGCCCCACGCTCTCCTTGCGGCACACCCGGAAGATGCCAACATCCCCTACACTTCCGTGGTCCGCTGGCTGGGCTTTAACCCTGGGCAGCCTGAAGAGGATTGGGCTTAGACGCTGAGCCCGTACTTCTGGAACAGGGCTTCCATGAGGTCCATAAGCTCCTCCTCCCTTTCCTCCCGATAGAGGCGGCGGATCCTTTCCACCTCTTCCTGGGGCAGCACCTCCATGAGGAGGTAGGAGCTGGCCTCGGCGGTGCGGGACACCGCATAGGCGAGGAGGGCCTCGAGGGCCTCGGCCCGGGCTCCTCCAAAGGAGTCTTCGGTGTAAACCAGCGCCTCCACGGTACGGCCCCCTAGGGGTCCCCGGCCCAGATCCCTCAACACCACCCCCACCCCGGAAACGGGGCCGCCCAGAGGAATCTGCTCGATGAACTCCCCGAAGGCGGCGGGCTCGTGGGGGTTGCGCGCCCGGTACTTGTTGGTGTACCGGGCCAGATTCTCCATGGGGACCCGGAACCCCAGGCCCAGCACCGGGCCGGAGACCTCCAGCATCACCCTCTTGCCCACGGTTTGGTCTGGCAACTTGTACATTTCCTACCCCGGTATGCAGTCATCTTAGCACACACCCGATACGGACCAGGGCCAGGTCCAGAAGTTGGTCAATCTCTCTCCTGGGCTCTTCGCCCCTTAGGGGCTTGCGCCCCCAATCTTGTACTCTCTAGCCCCCTCCTCCATGTGAGGCTCTACGAGCCTCTGCTAAGGCTTTCCTGGGTGTCCGGTACCCCAGCCCAGAGTGGAGCCGCTTTGCGACCCCCACCCCAAGTGAACCGTCCCTCATGGTAGCCGCAACCTCTCCGCTATCACCTCCTTCAGCTCCGTCAGGTCCTTCGCCTCCAAGAAGAGGTCCCGGTTCTCCCCCTTGGTCACGGGCGTAGTCCGTACCTTGCCCCGCGAGAAAAGCGACTACATCACCGGGTACCCCCGAGGTCCCCTTAGGCTGTCTGCGTCCTTAAGGGGACACGTTCTGGAAACCCTCTGGCCGTCTCCAAGAAGCGACTGCCCCATCCACTCGTGGCTCAAGTCAGCCGTCAGGCTAGGTTTCCTGGCTCCCCTCTGGTCGTGGTAAAATGATGGCTTGCGGTAATCCTCCCCTCAGCTCTTGGATAGCAACCTTTGCCCGCTTCCGTACCTCCAAGCCGCCTCGGGGAAAGCGGAACACCGCCCAGGCCAGCATCAGCCTTGAGCTAGCTTGCAGACACTCGGCATTCTGAGTAGGGGAGTCAAACCCCTGGCCAGGGCAGGAACCTAGCCTTGGGGCTGACGCCTGGCCAAAGCGATGCACTCCCCAAGAGACATTTTGGCTAGCTCCCCTGCCTTAGCATCACGCAAAGGGTAGAGGTTGCCTTTTAGGAGGGCGATTGCCACTTCCTCCTTGCCAATGGGTTGTTTCGAGCTCCCATATCATATCTTCTTCGCGTACTCCTTCGCCAGGGTGTTGTCCGAGAAGCAGGAGGCCCGCCAGCTCAGCAACTCAACAAGCTACGGGCTCCGCCCGTGGTCCCGGTACTTCCACAGTGTGTTGGAATTAATACCGTAGGCACAGGCGATCTCTACCGCTCTCTTCTCGCCTTTGACGGCCTCCACAGCGATCTGGAACTTCACCTAGGGTGGAAGGGACTCGGCCTTTTTCGCTTTTCTTTCCCTTCCCTCGATGCTAAGCGTATGGCCTAAGAGTCGCGTGTCCCCTTAGGCCTACCCTGCACTGTGTTCCAGCACTTCTTTTGAGCCCACCTGGCGCGCCTGGGGGTGCACGTGGCGGTTCTCAACCTGAATCGCCACCACGGGGGGTGGCACGGCTACAGGGGTGGGACTACATCACCTCCCTGACTGAAAGAGGCGCGGACGTGAGCGTAAAGTTTAAACCATCGGAACCGCCCGGCCTCGACCTAGGCCGCCCAACAGCTGGAGCATCACAGCTTCCACTCTCCTGGAACAATAAGGGCACGGTAACACGGTCTTTTCCTCGGCTAAGAGGGTTGGCTCCAGAGAGTTGTTGGGCCCGCCTCATAATTCTTGTGCCTCCTGTGGTGAAGGAAAGATATACCATCGGTAACGAGCAATCTCCCGAAAGCCGATCCGCCGATATACGGTTTCGCCCATCGGAGTTGCTTGAAGGGAGGCCAGCCGAGCTCCGCGGTCGAAGCCGGCGGATATAACAGCGCGGGTGACCAACTCACCGAGGCCTCGCCTCCGATACGCCGGGCTTACACCGACGTGGATTACCTCGGCGACCCCATGGCTCACGTACACCATCGCACCTGCCACTGGGCTGCGCTCGAGATAGGCAACAATGGCCACGATATGTGGCGCCGATAGGCTTCTCACGTCTGGATACGCCGCCCACCAAGTGTCGGCCCGTACCCCCAACTCCCGAAAGCCGCTGGAGACCGCGGTGAGGAAGTCCTCCCGCTGCTCATCGGTGTTGACCTCCTGCATCGTGACGCCAGGAAGAACCGGGGGCGGCTGGATGGGGGCTTCGAGAACCATCTGGGGGCTGTCGCTATCAGCCTTGCGGCCGATGGATTTCATGGTCGCATCTACATCGGGATCCAGCGGCCCCATCGCATGCAGAGTAAAGCCGCGCCCTCTTTCCTCGAAGAACCTCCGCGCCCGGCTGACAACCTCCTTTGCCGGAAGGCCGGGATGCACCCTTAGGGCGCCGTTCCATAGGGCAGGGTCCAGCGGCGCGCCCGCATAGAGGAGCAAGCCGCCCTCCTCGTGCACCACACCGCGGGACCGCCGTGTAATTTCACGAATGGTCTCGGCGAGATTCTGATGGACCAGCTCGACTATATCGGCTTGGTACATCTTGTGTGGGTGTAACAGACCGGCCGAGGCCTAACGACCCGCGTTTCAGCAGCGGCCAAGGGTAGCGAAGCCGTCCGCTAGAAACGCAAGCTGGGCGCATGCGCATGCCGCCACAAGACCGCTCAGCTTCACGCGCCGTCCTCCGCCGCAGGCAAGTCACAAACGATAGAAGCACGTACAAACATTATACGTGCAGCCGCAGGCAAAAGACAACAGCCGGTGATTGGCCCACACTCTACCCCGCCATCCTTAAGAAGACAAGGCTACGGATGAGGTTGTGCGCCAGGAGAGTGAGGTTAACCCAGGCCACCAGTCCCCAGTAGGACCGCGGCGCCAACCGGTGCAACCCAAAAGACTGCGCTATCGCGCCAAAACGTGTCTCAATCGAGTTCCGCACTTTTTCTAAGACCCTAGTCGTATGGCTGACCCTTCCTTGCTACCTCCTGGAAACCACTACCCCCACAGGTGCGAATGGCCAGCGTCGGCACCCCCTCCAGCCAGCGGAGG is part of the Thermus caldilimi genome and harbors:
- the urtC gene encoding urea ABC transporter permease subunit UrtC; amino-acid sequence: MQRSLVALLLMAVVLTVLPFLVTPYDLSLMGRFLAVGLVALGLVWAWGYAGILSLGQGIFFGLGGYAIAMHLKLSALSPGELPDFMVWNGIEALPWWWAPFRNPAFAMSMAVLLPATLAFTLGILLFRRRVTGVYFSLITQALALAFSTLLISQQGLTGGFNGLTNFASFLGQSFADPIFQRGLYWATALLVLLAIGSSLALRSTHFGLVLRALREGENRTRFLGYDVALYKAAAFSLAGFLAGLGGALFTLHAGVVSPAFVGVQPSIEFVIWTVLGGKESFFGAVLASLLGGFVRDRVSSLFPDLWLYLVGGLFVLVVLLPALRSTYRKGAKGVQGHGRLPQGRRA
- a CDS encoding anti-sigma factor domain-containing protein gives rise to the protein MIHPDPDSLIALALDTLPEAQRKNLMAHIRRCSSCRETYRRHLEALAHLAQSQEPLPVPVEWEQELKECLRTSAPPSLPSRFRAQRRAFLLVLGGALLGLVALWAYPKYQDILAWRRFMALSSQPGARLMPLVDPAGYQTGWALRTADGGVVLYLKKPPPPGRVYQAWWIQGEGRKSLGTTPGRMLEVGVPLPEGSWLGVSVEPPGGSPSPTTPSVGRAQL
- a CDS encoding YkvA family protein; protein product: MPRFLGEDPWAIHRLISGWKTRARAFKREVSALYLALHHPRLPWHARLLASLVVAYALSPVDLIPDFVPILGHLDDLVLIPLGVALVLRLIPEEILREAREKAEKLDSLPQSRLAAAVILALSLVLAGYLAWVGLRYLL
- a CDS encoding sigma-70 family RNA polymerase sigma factor, encoding MMGDTEDAELLRQVTLGNEEALLALYRRHASYVHALARRILRDKDEAKNVVQETFLRIWHKAEYFDPELGTPRTWILTIAHRLALKALKRRPDTLPLEDWDAPVESVGTEEHLDRIRVARALEALDGEERRLLELAYFYGYSHSDLALILGWPLGTVKSRLRRALKKLEVELR
- a CDS encoding molybdopterin-dependent oxidoreductase; translated protein: MGKNLAFFGTVGLWLFLHMALTWLWRTRGPVALPTALVLYLLLSGWLAGLIYTGLLALFWWRKRGRTHFRAAGGREGVSRRKLLAVLGVLATRNGRQGAKAQSATPSRIAWDRVPGLSLEVTPQGKLYIVSKNPAIFDPNLKGRPYSLEVGGLVEKPLKLGLEELKALPASHLWNTLVCISNPVGGDLIGCARWTGVPLKFLLDRAGMKPQARWLVFEAADGYRESLPLAELPAQALIAYAINGEELEPRHGYPTRLILPGRYGMKQPKWLTRILVLEREEVGYWAQRGWSREAVIRTLSRIDVPRPGVQLKEGEEVLVAGVAYAGGRPLERVEISTDRGPYVAKGRAQATPRPVCLAAMGFALEAPPGQLHPKGAGGGGGWTGPGSRGPGTLARGGERLPHGSGEGQVGGQESKRPQ
- the urtB gene encoding urea ABC transporter permease subunit UrtB, coding for MNDIMGEWAFFANQTFNGLSVASILALVAVGLAMSFGLQRVINMAHGEWLMLGGYMAYLAHQVLPLPLYLLAALPLGFVVGALAALLLEVAVIRHLYGRPLETLLATWGVSLILQQAARNAFGPVGVEVAAPTWLAGTIHLGEISLLGEISLPWVRLFVIGLAAAALMGLAAFLRHTTLGLQLRAVSQNREMAASLGIHTRGVDAVAFALGGGLAGLAGAALALIAPVTPTVGQSYIVDAFLVVILGGVGSLGGAALAALLLGLTSATLQGLTSVSLAKVILLFLVVLFLQLRPRGLLPSRTRALEEV
- the urtA gene encoding urea ABC transporter substrate-binding protein codes for the protein MAISEVTVKNATLLAIEEINAKGGVLGRKVTPIVEDGASDPAVFAQKAQKLLQQDKVATVFGGWTSASRKAMLPVFERLGGLLWYPVQFEGNECSPNIMYTGAQPNQQILPALEWAWSKGYRRYFLVGSDYVFPRTANLILKKHIESRKGEAVGEEYVPLGGTDFSSVVTKIKASGADIVLNTINGDSNVAFFKQMAASGLPPAKLPVMSFSIAEQEAKAIGPSLLKGSLATWNYFMTLDSPANRRFLQAYQARYGKEAVVTDPMVHGYVGVYLWKAAVEKAGSFDVDKVRKAAVSMGWVETPLGRVRLDVNQSLYQTAYVGELQDNGQFKILWASKEPIKPEPYDPLAFPGKTCKLH